In Amycolatopsis sp. EV170708-02-1, the following are encoded in one genomic region:
- a CDS encoding tetratricopeptide repeat protein, which yields MNPDRTPDEGGVPPEPPGAGSFDELAARLNALRGWNGVSYRELHRRVVRGRRAAGNPDLPVFNTVYRCLRPGRRRVDADLVADIVRVLTADETVVARWRQACQVIAGHTADSSWVTVAGELPADSTDFVGRHAELAAITGRSPVVVIDGMAGVGKTSLAVRAAHRLARRNGTEVRLWADLRGYDADRAPADPLAVLDEFLRRLGVPGGEIHRLGPEGRQETYRRLLVDRRPVVVLDNAADAGQVRPLLPDRPGGSVLITSRRRLTGLAGARAVHLEAFPDSESLDMLRRLVGTAEVAEDTEAAARIAGLVGHLPLALTVVAGRIRNRRDWTLRDHAARLAERRDSLRVEDELENAIGLSYADLPAEAARLLRLLAIHPGRDVDTRAAAALAGVDPRTAEELLGELVDGSLVQRSAQDRFGLHDVVRVYAAGLARDVDAASARRAALGRLFDYYRHTACRAMDHYAPHERDRRPAVSTSDIPAPDFADAAAATAWLDAERHNLVGITALAEEQGRREDAATMSPILNRYLYNALRFADAEIVHGIAVRAADPMVQASAYLSLGAVYLRSNRYQESIDQLKQALTRYDAGGDRASWARALNNLGNAFDRLSDFAAAEDCYRQALLVHRATGNRTSEGRALGNLGNSAMRVGDWDKAEAYLDEALAIMLEVEDRVGECLTYGNLGTVHEQQGHSAEALGHYRRALGKAREFGYPFPETEALLHIGVLLARLGEYDDALAHLTEALDLARRNSLGEFEVKVLNGIGTALGGLGDTAGSIASYREALAVAEKLGDRYEQARAHKGIEQGAAVAGDTGMADDHGQKARALLAEIGLRSSVSGES from the coding sequence GTGAATCCCGACCGTACGCCGGACGAGGGCGGAGTGCCGCCCGAGCCGCCGGGCGCCGGATCGTTCGACGAGCTGGCGGCCCGGCTGAACGCGCTGCGCGGCTGGAACGGGGTGTCCTATCGGGAGCTGCACCGGCGGGTCGTGCGGGGACGGCGGGCGGCGGGGAACCCCGATCTGCCGGTGTTCAACACGGTCTACCGCTGCCTGCGGCCGGGGCGGCGGCGGGTCGACGCGGACCTCGTCGCGGACATCGTGCGGGTGCTCACCGCCGACGAGACGGTGGTCGCCCGGTGGCGCCAGGCGTGTCAGGTGATCGCGGGGCACACCGCCGACTCGTCGTGGGTGACCGTGGCGGGTGAGCTTCCCGCCGACAGCACGGACTTCGTCGGCAGGCACGCCGAGCTGGCCGCCATCACCGGGCGGTCGCCGGTGGTGGTGATCGACGGCATGGCCGGTGTCGGCAAGACCAGTCTCGCCGTCCGTGCCGCGCACCGGCTCGCGCGGCGGAACGGCACCGAGGTCCGGTTGTGGGCGGACCTGCGCGGTTACGACGCCGACCGCGCGCCCGCCGACCCGCTCGCGGTGCTGGACGAGTTCCTCCGGCGGCTCGGGGTGCCGGGCGGGGAGATCCACCGCCTCGGTCCCGAGGGCAGGCAGGAGACCTATCGGCGGCTGCTCGTGGACCGGCGTCCGGTCGTGGTGCTGGACAACGCGGCGGACGCCGGCCAGGTGCGCCCGCTGCTGCCGGACCGGCCGGGCGGCAGCGTGCTGATCACCAGCCGGCGGCGCCTGACCGGGTTGGCCGGTGCGCGGGCCGTGCACCTGGAGGCGTTCCCGGATAGCGAGTCGCTCGACATGCTGCGCAGGCTCGTCGGTACGGCCGAGGTCGCCGAGGACACCGAGGCCGCCGCGCGGATCGCCGGCCTGGTCGGTCATCTGCCGCTCGCGTTGACGGTGGTGGCGGGCCGGATCCGGAACCGGCGCGACTGGACGTTGCGCGACCACGCCGCCCGGCTCGCGGAACGCCGGGACAGCCTGCGGGTCGAGGACGAGCTGGAGAACGCCATCGGCCTGTCCTACGCCGACCTGCCTGCCGAGGCCGCGCGGCTGCTGCGGCTCCTCGCGATCCATCCCGGCCGCGACGTCGACACGCGCGCGGCGGCCGCGCTCGCCGGGGTGGATCCGCGCACGGCGGAGGAACTTCTCGGCGAACTGGTCGACGGCAGCCTGGTGCAGCGGAGCGCCCAGGATCGGTTCGGCCTGCACGACGTGGTCCGCGTCTACGCGGCGGGGCTGGCGCGGGACGTGGACGCCGCTTCCGCGCGGCGGGCCGCGCTCGGCCGGTTGTTCGACTACTACCGGCACACCGCCTGCCGCGCCATGGACCACTACGCCCCGCACGAACGCGACCGCAGGCCCGCCGTGTCCACTTCGGACATCCCGGCGCCGGACTTCGCCGACGCCGCGGCGGCGACGGCGTGGCTGGACGCCGAGCGGCACAACCTGGTGGGTATCACCGCGCTGGCCGAGGAGCAGGGCAGGCGCGAGGACGCGGCCACGATGTCGCCGATCCTGAACCGGTATCTGTACAACGCGTTGCGCTTCGCCGACGCGGAGATCGTGCACGGCATCGCGGTCCGCGCCGCCGACCCCATGGTCCAGGCGAGCGCCTACCTGAGCCTGGGTGCGGTCTACCTGCGTTCCAACCGCTACCAGGAGAGCATCGATCAGCTGAAGCAGGCGCTCACGCGCTACGACGCGGGCGGTGACCGGGCCAGCTGGGCGCGGGCACTGAACAATCTCGGCAACGCGTTCGACCGGCTCAGCGACTTCGCGGCCGCCGAGGACTGTTACCGGCAGGCGCTGCTCGTGCACCGGGCCACCGGCAACCGCACCAGCGAGGGCCGCGCGCTGGGCAACCTCGGGAACAGCGCGATGCGCGTCGGCGACTGGGACAAGGCCGAGGCGTACCTGGACGAGGCACTGGCGATCATGCTGGAGGTGGAGGACCGCGTCGGGGAATGCCTGACCTACGGCAATCTCGGCACGGTGCACGAACAGCAGGGGCACTCCGCCGAGGCACTCGGCCACTACCGGCGGGCACTCGGCAAGGCACGCGAGTTCGGCTACCCGTTCCCGGAGACCGAGGCGTTGCTCCACATCGGCGTGCTGCTCGCGCGGCTGGGCGAGTACGACGACGCCCTGGCGCACCTGACCGAAGCACTGGACCTCGCGCGCCGGAACAGCTTGGGGGAGTTCGAGGTCAAGGTGCTCAACGGCATCGGCACCGCGCTCGGCGGCCTGGGCGACACGGCGGGCTCGATCGCCAGCTACCGCGAAGCGCTTGCGGTCGCTGAAAAACTGGGCGACCGCTACGAGCAAGCACGGGCGCACAAAGGGATCGAACAGGGCGCGGCCGTCGCCGGTGACACCGGCATGGCCGACGATCACGGTCAGAAGGCGCGGGCCCTGCTCGCCGAGATCGGCCTGCGCTCGTCGGTGTCCGGCGAGTCGTGA
- a CDS encoding tetratricopeptide repeat protein, producing the protein MTEEQPPSPVGARSYDELSQRLRQALAWAGLTHRELHRRVRRLRTARGTADLPAYNTVYRCLLPGRKRLDVELVVDIAAVLLGMDVAAEWRQAHRVITGNATEAAVISVADHLPAAAGRFVGRQAHLRRVLEVEPDDAGVWAISGMAGVGKTRFASEVARLLAERDRFADVRLVVNLRGFDADRPAADPAAVLEGFLRRLGASGAEIGCLTLADRSALFRRLLDGRRALILLDNAASVDQVLPLLPALPTCLVLVTSRRRLVELDGARHVTLDVFTPQESVEVLRDGIGDERVDAEQGEAADIVELVGRLPLALALVTRRLAAADAWTMADHRDRLADLRTMLRLDDGVEVALRTSYDELAEPDRMLLGLLALYPGRDVDDHAAAALAGVEVGVVRRRLDDLVAANMVTARGSRFELHDLVRVFAEKRVRESVQARVRRAAAGRLLDFQLATARAALVTCYPHEAERWEDLPTPAARALVFDGADEAMAWLDAERVNLVVASGWALGEGRDDHVTRLACVMTSYFEARVHVSDALALFGDAARVASGVTRGHVLNGLAMTHWQRGDAAGSLAVLQDAIQEFDAAGESDYVLNLSGNVGLLLAGLGDYRAALPCFRRAMDFAAARNNESFRARQLCNIGVAEMRLGNHSAAADYLSQALDATRASGDRLCECRTLDGLGTTFWLMGKAADAWACYEQALGVARQTHNRADEGKVLNHLGVLLVAAGRFDEALTHHRQAIELAREIGSREGVLAASTDMAATLLSAGRAAEAVRCLRQAIESATAADSRYELARAQSGLGDALFADGDPVAARKHWRTAYTAYTEMRVPEAAEVRERIASPAVL; encoded by the coding sequence GTGACGGAGGAGCAGCCGCCGAGCCCGGTCGGAGCTCGGTCGTACGACGAGCTCTCCCAGCGGCTGCGGCAGGCGTTGGCCTGGGCGGGCTTGACCCACCGGGAACTGCACCGGCGGGTGCGGCGTTTGCGCACCGCCCGGGGCACGGCCGACCTGCCCGCCTACAACACCGTGTACCGCTGCCTGCTGCCCGGACGTAAACGGCTGGACGTCGAACTGGTCGTCGACATCGCGGCCGTGCTGCTCGGCATGGACGTCGCGGCGGAATGGCGGCAGGCGCACCGGGTGATCACCGGGAACGCCACCGAGGCGGCCGTGATCAGCGTGGCCGATCACCTGCCCGCCGCGGCGGGCAGGTTCGTCGGCAGGCAGGCGCACCTGCGCCGGGTGCTGGAGGTCGAGCCGGACGACGCCGGTGTGTGGGCGATCTCCGGCATGGCCGGGGTCGGCAAGACCCGGTTCGCGAGCGAGGTCGCGCGGCTCCTGGCCGAGCGGGACCGGTTCGCCGACGTGCGGCTGGTGGTGAATCTGCGCGGTTTCGACGCGGACCGGCCCGCCGCGGACCCGGCCGCGGTGCTCGAAGGTTTCCTGCGACGGCTCGGGGCGTCCGGTGCCGAGATCGGCTGCCTCACCCTTGCCGACCGGAGCGCGCTGTTCCGGCGGCTGCTGGACGGGCGGCGCGCGCTGATCCTGCTGGACAACGCGGCGTCGGTCGACCAGGTGCTGCCGTTGCTGCCTGCCCTTCCGACCTGCCTGGTGCTGGTCACCAGCAGGCGACGGCTCGTCGAGCTGGACGGGGCCCGGCACGTGACGCTCGACGTGTTCACGCCGCAAGAGTCGGTCGAGGTGCTCCGCGACGGAATCGGCGACGAACGCGTCGACGCCGAGCAGGGCGAAGCGGCCGACATCGTCGAACTGGTCGGCCGGTTGCCGCTGGCCCTCGCGCTGGTGACCCGCCGGTTGGCCGCCGCGGACGCGTGGACGATGGCCGACCACCGTGACCGCCTCGCCGACCTGCGGACCATGCTGCGGCTGGACGACGGGGTCGAAGTCGCGTTGCGCACGTCGTACGACGAGCTGGCCGAGCCGGACCGGATGCTGCTCGGGTTGCTCGCCCTGTATCCGGGACGCGATGTCGACGACCACGCGGCGGCCGCGCTGGCCGGCGTCGAGGTCGGCGTCGTCCGCCGCCGGCTCGACGATCTGGTGGCGGCCAACATGGTCACCGCCCGCGGGTCCCGGTTCGAACTGCACGACCTGGTCCGGGTGTTCGCCGAGAAACGTGTCCGGGAGAGCGTCCAGGCCAGGGTGCGCCGGGCCGCGGCGGGCCGGCTGCTCGACTTCCAGCTGGCCACCGCGCGTGCCGCGCTCGTCACCTGTTACCCGCACGAGGCGGAGCGCTGGGAGGACCTGCCCACACCGGCGGCGCGGGCTCTCGTGTTCGACGGCGCGGACGAGGCGATGGCCTGGCTGGACGCCGAGCGGGTCAACCTCGTCGTCGCGTCCGGGTGGGCGCTGGGCGAGGGGCGTGACGACCACGTGACCCGGCTCGCTTGCGTGATGACGAGCTATTTCGAGGCCCGCGTGCACGTGAGTGACGCGCTCGCCCTGTTCGGCGACGCCGCCCGGGTCGCGTCCGGTGTCACCCGGGGGCACGTGCTGAACGGGCTGGCCATGACCCATTGGCAACGGGGCGACGCGGCCGGATCGCTCGCCGTCCTGCAGGACGCGATCCAGGAGTTCGACGCCGCCGGTGAATCCGACTACGTCCTCAACCTGTCGGGGAACGTAGGCCTGTTGCTGGCCGGACTCGGTGACTATCGCGCCGCCCTGCCCTGTTTCCGGCGGGCCATGGACTTCGCCGCCGCCCGGAACAACGAGTCGTTCCGGGCGCGGCAGCTGTGCAATATCGGCGTGGCCGAAATGCGGCTGGGGAATCATTCCGCCGCCGCCGACTACCTGTCGCAGGCCCTCGACGCGACCAGGGCGAGCGGTGACCGCCTCTGTGAATGCCGGACGCTCGACGGTCTCGGCACCACGTTCTGGCTAATGGGCAAGGCCGCCGACGCCTGGGCCTGTTACGAACAGGCGCTCGGCGTGGCGAGGCAGACGCACAACCGGGCCGACGAGGGCAAGGTGCTCAACCATCTCGGGGTCCTGCTCGTCGCCGCGGGTCGGTTCGACGAGGCGTTGACGCATCACCGGCAGGCCATCGAGCTGGCGAGGGAGATCGGCAGCCGGGAAGGGGTGCTGGCCGCAAGCACCGACATGGCGGCCACCCTGCTTTCCGCCGGGCGAGCGGCCGAAGCCGTGCGCTGCCTGCGGCAGGCGATCGAGTCGGCGACCGCGGCGGACAGCCGCTACGAACTGGCCAGAGCCCAAAGCGGGCTCGGCGACGCACTGTTCGCCGACGGTGATCCCGTCGCCGCGCGGAAACACTGGCGGACCGCGTACACCGCGTACACCGAGATGCGGGTGCCGGAGGCCGCCGAAGTCCGTGAGCGTATCGCGAGCCCGGCCGTTCTTTGA
- a CDS encoding dihydrofolate reductase family protein, whose protein sequence is MRKLTFAMNVTLDGYIAAPGDDLGWSAGDGPDSSPNDELFGWWSDRVAATNLALYGRKLWEGMSSHWPTADRRPGATPAAIEYARRWRDMPKVVFSSTTGTVSWNARLVTGDAVTEITRLKAEDAGPMDIGGATLAGAAMRAGLIDEYVLVTMPVLVGDGTPFFTPLDNWVNLALVETRTFPGGVTLARYETRR, encoded by the coding sequence GTGCGGAAACTGACCTTCGCCATGAACGTGACCCTGGACGGCTACATCGCCGCGCCCGGCGACGACCTCGGCTGGAGCGCGGGCGACGGACCGGATTCGTCGCCGAACGACGAGCTGTTCGGGTGGTGGTCCGACCGGGTGGCGGCGACGAACCTGGCGCTGTACGGGCGCAAGCTGTGGGAGGGGATGAGTTCCCACTGGCCGACCGCCGACCGGCGGCCCGGCGCCACCCCGGCGGCGATCGAGTACGCCCGCCGCTGGCGGGACATGCCGAAGGTGGTGTTCTCCTCGACGACCGGCACGGTCAGCTGGAACGCCCGCCTGGTCACCGGCGACGCGGTCACCGAGATCACCCGGCTCAAGGCCGAGGACGCCGGCCCGATGGACATCGGCGGCGCGACGCTCGCCGGGGCGGCCATGCGGGCCGGGCTGATCGACGAGTACGTGCTGGTCACCATGCCGGTCCTGGTCGGCGACGGCACGCCGTTCTTCACCCCGCTGGACAACTGGGTGAACCTGGCGCTGGTGGAGACCCGGACGTTTCCCGGCGGCGTGACGCTGGCCCGGTACGAGACGAGACGCTGA
- a CDS encoding VOC family protein produces MAISQIYVNLPVSDLEASTKLYTAMGGTVNPDFSGDTSVQVALADTILVQLMTRETFASFTKRPMTDGPIEVINALAAGSREEVDSLVDAALAAGATEPRAAQDMGWLYNRAIDDLDGHSWELLAYDPAAMGDGQE; encoded by the coding sequence ATGGCAATCTCGCAGATCTACGTCAACCTGCCGGTCTCCGACCTCGAGGCGAGCACGAAGCTGTACACGGCGATGGGCGGAACGGTGAACCCGGACTTCAGCGGTGACACCTCGGTCCAGGTGGCGCTCGCCGACACGATCCTGGTGCAGCTGATGACCCGCGAAACGTTCGCTTCGTTCACCAAGCGGCCCATGACGGACGGGCCGATCGAGGTGATCAACGCGTTGGCCGCCGGGTCGCGCGAAGAGGTCGACAGCCTGGTCGACGCGGCACTGGCCGCGGGTGCCACCGAGCCGCGCGCCGCACAGGACATGGGCTGGCTGTACAACCGGGCCATCGACGACCTGGACGGCCACAGCTGGGAGCTGCTGGCCTACGACCCGGCCGCCATGGGCGACGGCCAGGAGTGA